The following nucleotide sequence is from Nesterenkonia xinjiangensis.
CTCATGGCCAAGAACGTGGCCAGTCCTCCACGGACCTCGCGCCCGATGGTCGACCTACGCTCGGAGATGTGGAAATAGCGGTCGAGGACGCCCAGCTGCGTCCTTGGGGAACTCTGAACACTCACGGGGACCCACTCTAAGCGATCAGCACCCGGGCGTCCGCCGGCCCTTCCCCACGCGTCACCGAGGAGGACCTCCTGCCGGCCCCTCCTCGGGCGCTCCGTCCACGAAGACCCTTCGCCCGGCGAACCACCCGGCCATGCCCTGCACACCCACCACCACCAGGAGCACCTGCAGCACCGGCAGCCAGGAGCCCGCGACGTCGACCAGCACGCCTGCCGCCAGCGGCCCGAGGCCGGCCACCAGATACCCGATGCCCTGTGCCATCCCGGCCAGCCGGGCCGCCTGCTGCGGTGTGCGCGCCCGCAGCGAGACCATGGTCAGGCTCACCAGCAGCGTCGCCCCGGAGGCGAATCCCGAGATCAGACACCAGATCGGGAGCAGCTCCGGAGCGAAGGCCATGCCCGCCACTCCGAGGCCCATCATCGCCGAGAGTCCGACGGCGATGACCCGCTGATCGCTGGTGCGCTGCATGAGCGGCCCCACCACCAGGCTCGCGACGATCCCCATCGCCTGATAGCCGGACAGCCACCAGCCCGCCACCGCCGGTGTGACGCCCTGATAAGTCTGGATCGAGGGCAGCCACGTGAGCATCACATAGAAGACCGCAGACTGAAGCCCGAAGTAGGCGGTCACCTGCCAGGCGACGGGCGAGCGGAGCAGCGCACGGCCGGGACGCCCTGCCGGGCCTGCGCCGCTCCTTCCCGTCACGCCCTCGGTGCCCCGCCCCTCGAGGGGGACGAGGTCCTGCCGGCCGAGCCGCACAGGGCCCTCACGCACAGGGCCCTCACGCAGAGCGCCCCGAGGCCGAGGTGGACCGCGCCGCACCCAGATGCCGGCCGTCGCGAGAGCGAGCAGCGCCGCGGCACCGAGGGTCAGCTCCC
It contains:
- a CDS encoding MFS transporter, which translates into the protein MREGPVRLGRQDLVPLEGRGTEGVTGRSGAGPAGRPGRALLRSPVAWQVTAYFGLQSAVFYVMLTWLPSIQTYQGVTPAVAGWWLSGYQAMGIVASLVVGPLMQRTSDQRVIAVGLSAMMGLGVAGMAFAPELLPIWCLISGFASGATLLVSLTMVSLRARTPQQAARLAGMAQGIGYLVAGLGPLAAGVLVDVAGSWLPVLQVLLVVVGVQGMAGWFAGRRVFVDGAPEEGPAGGPPR